The Bos mutus isolate GX-2022 chromosome 7, NWIPB_WYAK_1.1, whole genome shotgun sequence genome window below encodes:
- the TNFAIP8L1 gene encoding tumor necrosis factor alpha-induced protein 8-like protein 1 codes for MDTFSTKSLALQAQKKLLSKMASRAVASAFIDDTSSEVLDELYRATKEFTRSRKEAQKLVKNLVKVAVKLSVLLRAGQLGAEELARLQRLRQQARRLAMTAVSFHQVDFTFDRRVLAAALLECRDLLHQAAGAHLTAKSHGRINHVFGHLADCDFLAALYSPAEPYRSHLRRICDGLTRMLDEDSI; via the coding sequence ATGGACACCTTCAGCACCAAGAGCCTGGCCCTCCAGGCCCAGAAGAAGCTCCTGAGCAAGATGGCCTCCCGGGCAGTGGCGTCCGCCTTCATTGACGACACCAGCAGCGAGGTGCTGGACGAGTTGTACCGCGCCACCAAGGAGTTCACCCGCAGCCGCAAGGAGGCCCAGAAGCTGGTCAAGAACCTGGTCAAGGTGGCGGTGAAGCTGAGCGTCCTGCTGCGCGCCGGGCAGCTGGGCGCCGAGGAGCTGGCGCGGCTGCAGCGCTTGCGGCAGCAGGCGCGCCGCCTGGCCATGACCGCTGTCAGCTTCCACCAGGTGGACTTCACCTTCGACCGGCGCGTGCTGGCCGCCGCCCTGCTCGAGTGCCGGGACCTGCTGCACCAGGCGGCCGGCGCGCACCTGACCGCCAAGTCCCACGGCCGCATCAACCACGTGTTTGGCCACCTGGCCGACTGCGACTTCCTGGCGGCGCTCTACAGCCCCGCCGAGCCCTACCGCTCCCACCTGCGCCGGATCTGCGACGGCCTCACCCGGATGCTGGATGAGGACAGCATATGA